A stretch of Flavobacterium sp. N1994 DNA encodes these proteins:
- the recA gene encoding recombinase RecA has product MSSEKEAKLKALQLTLDKLDKAYGKGTVMKMGDKAVEEVEVIPSGSLGLDLALGVNGYPKGRVIEIYGPESSGKTTLTLHAIAEAQKAGGIAAFIDAEHAFDRNYAEKLGVDIENLIISQPDNGEQALEIAENLIRSGAIDIVVIDSVAALTPKSEIEGEMGDSKMGLHARLMSQALRKLTGTISKTNCTVFFINQLREKIGVMFGNPETTTGGNALKFYASVRLDIRRSSQIKDGENVIGNRTKVKVVKNKVAPPFKTAEFDIMYGEGVSKTGEILDLAVEFEIIKKAGSWFSYGDTKLGQGRDAVKVLIKDNPELADELEQKIKDLIKENNA; this is encoded by the coding sequence ATGAGTTCAGAAAAAGAAGCCAAATTAAAAGCATTACAACTAACACTCGATAAATTAGACAAAGCTTACGGAAAAGGAACTGTCATGAAAATGGGAGACAAAGCCGTAGAAGAAGTTGAAGTAATTCCTTCTGGATCTCTTGGTTTAGATTTAGCTTTAGGGGTAAATGGTTATCCAAAAGGTAGAGTGATTGAAATATATGGGCCTGAATCTTCAGGAAAAACAACTTTAACTTTACACGCCATTGCCGAAGCGCAAAAAGCGGGAGGTATTGCTGCATTCATTGATGCTGAGCATGCTTTTGATAGAAACTATGCTGAGAAATTAGGGGTAGATATTGAAAACTTGATCATTTCACAACCTGATAATGGAGAACAAGCTCTAGAAATTGCCGAAAACCTAATTCGCTCTGGAGCTATTGATATTGTAGTAATTGACTCGGTTGCTGCCTTAACGCCAAAAAGTGAAATAGAAGGAGAAATGGGTGATTCCAAAATGGGATTACATGCTCGTTTGATGTCTCAAGCTTTGAGAAAATTAACTGGAACTATTAGTAAAACTAACTGTACTGTTTTCTTCATTAACCAATTGAGAGAGAAAATCGGAGTTATGTTTGGGAATCCAGAAACTACAACTGGAGGAAATGCTTTAAAATTTTATGCATCTGTCCGTTTGGATATTCGCCGTTCCTCTCAAATTAAAGATGGTGAAAATGTAATAGGAAACAGAACCAAAGTGAAAGTGGTAAAAAACAAAGTAGCTCCACCGTTCAAAACTGCTGAATTCGATATAATGTATGGCGAAGGAGTTTCTAAAACTGGTGAAATTCTAGATTTAGCCGTTGAATTTGAAATTATCAAAAAAGCGGGATCATGGTTCAGCTATGGCGACACTAAATTAGGTCAAGGTCGGGATGCGGTCAAAGTTTTAATCAAAGATAATCCAGAATTAGCCGACGAATTAGAACAAAAAATAAAAGACCTCATCAAAGAGAACAATGCTTAA
- a CDS encoding lysophospholipid acyltransferase family protein, which produces MEKLISYPISVLYYLCFGLTLVIFHPIQWVCFNVFGYQAHKKSVDYLNFFLTKCTNILGTRYTFENRDTIPKNVPIIFVANHQSLYDIVGIIWYLRRFHAKFVSKKELGKGIPSVSYNLRHGGSILIDRKDPKQAIPLIKGLSEYIEKHNRSAVIFPEGTRSKNGKPKEFAQSGLKILCKYAPSAYVVPITINNSWKMVKFGPFPMGLGNHLQFIIHEAIPVSEYSFEEIMERTEKAVTQSIKI; this is translated from the coding sequence ATGGAAAAACTTATTTCGTACCCTATTTCCGTTTTGTACTATCTGTGTTTCGGATTGACATTAGTTATTTTCCATCCTATTCAATGGGTTTGTTTCAATGTTTTTGGATATCAGGCTCACAAAAAGAGTGTCGATTATTTGAATTTCTTTTTGACAAAATGTACTAACATTCTTGGAACAAGGTATACTTTTGAAAACAGAGACACCATACCAAAAAATGTACCTATAATTTTTGTGGCGAATCATCAAAGTTTGTATGATATCGTTGGAATTATTTGGTATTTGAGACGTTTTCATGCCAAATTTGTTAGTAAAAAAGAATTAGGAAAAGGTATCCCAAGTGTTTCCTATAACCTCAGACATGGTGGTTCTATTTTAATTGATAGAAAAGACCCAAAACAAGCTATTCCATTGATTAAAGGGCTATCAGAATATATAGAAAAACACAACCGTTCAGCAGTCATTTTCCCAGAAGGGACAAGAAGCAAAAATGGTAAACCAAAAGAATTTGCTCAAAGTGGACTAAAAATCTTATGCAAATACGCTCCATCAGCATATGTTGTCCCAATTACTATTAATAATTCGTGGAAAATGGTTAAATTTGGCCCTTTTCCAATGGGTTTGGGAAATCATTTGCAATTTATAATTCATGAAGCCATTCCAGTAAGCGAATATTCATTTGAAGAAATAATGGAGAGAACAGAAAAAGCAGTAACCCAATCTATTAAAATTTAA
- the trpS gene encoding tryptophan--tRNA ligase has product MSKILTGIQSTGTPHLGNLLGAIIPAIKLSQNPTNESFLFIADLHSITQIKNGDELRQNTYSTAAVWLACGLDVNKVIFYRQSDVPQTAELSWYLSCFFPFQRLTLAHSFKDKADRLEDVNAGLFSYPMLMAADILLYDANFVPVGKDQLQHIEITRDVASRFNHQMGETFVIPEAKIQEDTMYVPGTDGQKMSKSRGNIINIFLEDKALRKQIMSIETDSTPLEEPKNPDTCKIFGLYKLIANSDQIAEMRTKYANINRDFGYGHAKQELFELIIANFKTEREKYNYYMSNLPEVDALLKQGATKAGTIANGVLQKVRTKLGFE; this is encoded by the coding sequence ATGTCAAAAATATTAACCGGAATTCAAAGCACAGGAACGCCTCATTTAGGAAATCTATTGGGTGCAATTATACCTGCCATAAAACTATCTCAAAATCCAACAAACGAATCATTTCTTTTTATTGCTGATTTACATTCGATTACACAAATAAAAAACGGTGATGAACTTCGTCAAAACACCTATAGCACTGCAGCGGTTTGGCTAGCTTGCGGGTTAGATGTTAATAAAGTAATTTTTTATCGTCAGAGCGATGTGCCTCAAACGGCTGAATTGTCTTGGTATTTGAGCTGCTTTTTCCCTTTTCAACGTTTGACTCTAGCGCATTCCTTCAAAGATAAAGCCGATAGATTAGAAGATGTAAATGCGGGTCTCTTTTCCTATCCAATGCTTATGGCTGCTGATATTTTACTATATGATGCCAATTTTGTTCCTGTTGGTAAAGACCAATTGCAACACATCGAAATCACCCGTGATGTGGCTTCTCGTTTTAATCATCAAATGGGAGAAACCTTTGTCATTCCTGAGGCAAAAATTCAAGAAGATACTATGTATGTTCCAGGAACCGATGGTCAAAAAATGAGTAAATCTCGTGGAAACATCATCAATATTTTCCTTGAGGATAAAGCTTTGCGTAAGCAAATCATGAGTATAGAAACGGATAGTACTCCATTGGAAGAACCTAAAAATCCAGATACTTGTAAAATATTTGGTCTTTATAAATTGATTGCCAATTCAGATCAAATCGCTGAAATGAGAACTAAATATGCCAATATCAACCGAGATTTTGGTTATGGTCATGCCAAACAAGAATTGTTTGAGTTAATCATCGCTAATTTCAAAACAGAAAGAGAGAAATACAATTACTACATGAGTAACCTTCCAGAAGTTGATGCCCTACTTAAACAAGGAGCAACAAAAGCAGGAACAATTGCTAATGGTGTTTTGCAGAAAGTCAGAACAAAATTGGGATTTGAGTAA
- a CDS encoding HD domain-containing protein gives MTLLDKTKLFVKQELENAEGGHDWFHIERVYKNSLLIAQNEECNLEVVQLGALLHDIADAKFHDGDETIGPKIARTFLENENVNETTIQHVINIIENISFKGGNFEKKFNSKELEIVQDADRLDALGAIGIARTFNYGGFKNRALYNPEIVPNLNMTREEYKNSEAPTLNHFSEKLLLLKDKMNTETGKKIALERHLYMENFLSQFYAEWDGER, from the coding sequence ATGACTTTACTAGATAAAACGAAACTTTTTGTAAAACAAGAATTAGAAAATGCCGAAGGAGGCCATGACTGGTTTCACATCGAACGCGTTTACAAGAATTCGCTTTTAATTGCCCAAAATGAAGAGTGTAATTTGGAGGTTGTTCAATTAGGTGCCCTACTTCATGATATTGCAGATGCAAAATTTCATGATGGGGATGAAACCATTGGTCCTAAGATTGCCCGAACTTTTTTAGAGAATGAAAATGTTAATGAAACCACTATTCAGCATGTGATTAATATCATCGAAAACATTTCGTTCAAAGGCGGAAATTTCGAAAAGAAATTTAATTCCAAAGAATTAGAAATTGTTCAAGATGCAGATCGATTGGATGCTCTTGGAGCTATCGGAATTGCTAGAACATTCAATTATGGCGGATTTAAAAACCGCGCATTATACAATCCTGAAATTGTGCCAAATTTGAATATGACCAGGGAAGAATACAAAAATTCGGAAGCACCAACCTTGAATCATTTCTCCGAAAAACTTCTTTTGTTAAAAGATAAAATGAATACCGAAACTGGAAAAAAAATTGCACTAGAACGTCATCTATATATGGAAAATTTCCTTTCGCAGTTTTATGCGGAGTGGGATGGGGAACGATAA
- a CDS encoding DUF4292 domain-containing protein, producing MKKGLCILVVIFLVSCKSKAVLVDTKIPPAIVKVDSALTSVKIIQNHYNNKNDFSTLYIRASAKYRDDKNAQNVSAEIKIKKGEQILVSIRFLGITMAKALITPTQVKYYEKINGTYFEGDYEALSQWLGSDLDFNRIQNMLLGQPIDDLAKGKYTLSVTDESYKLNTMEDQSFKTFYFEKAHCFLTKQEINQPEKERDLEVNYPNFQDFASAILPSGLFIKAIQKKGETTISIDYNSVTFNEDLTFPYSVPEGYDRIFINLDDQNK from the coding sequence ATGAAAAAAGGATTGTGTATTCTAGTTGTTATTTTTTTAGTGTCTTGCAAATCAAAAGCGGTTTTGGTTGACACAAAAATTCCACCAGCAATAGTAAAAGTTGATAGTGCGCTAACTTCTGTAAAAATAATTCAAAATCATTACAATAATAAAAATGATTTTTCGACGTTATACATAAGAGCCAGCGCTAAATACAGAGATGACAAAAACGCTCAAAATGTTTCGGCTGAGATTAAAATAAAAAAAGGCGAGCAGATTTTAGTAAGTATTCGTTTCCTCGGTATAACCATGGCAAAAGCATTGATAACGCCAACACAAGTGAAGTATTATGAAAAAATAAACGGAACTTATTTCGAAGGAGATTATGAAGCTTTAAGCCAATGGCTTGGTTCAGATTTAGACTTTAATAGAATTCAGAATATGTTATTAGGGCAACCCATTGACGATTTAGCAAAAGGGAAGTATACTTTATCGGTAACAGATGAGTCTTATAAATTAAACACAATGGAAGACCAATCTTTTAAAACATTTTATTTTGAAAAAGCGCATTGCTTTCTAACAAAACAAGAAATTAATCAGCCCGAAAAAGAAAGAGATTTAGAAGTAAATTACCCTAATTTTCAGGATTTTGCTTCAGCAATTTTACCATCAGGGTTGTTTATTAAGGCGATTCAAAAGAAAGGAGAAACTACGATTTCTATAGACTATAATTCAGTTACTTTTAATGAAGATCTTACTTTTCCCTATAGTGTTCCTGAGGGATACGACAGAATATTTATTAATTTAGATGATCAAAATAAATAA
- a CDS encoding RNA polymerase sigma factor translates to MDLNQLINDCKNKDRKAQEQLYRLYSPKLFAVCLKYSRNYTEAQDNLQDGFILIFNKIEQYSFKGSFDGWLKRVMINNVLQHYRNQSFLSLVNEDVTEEFEIEIDNDEISLDYLLKIIQELPDRYRLVFNLYVIDDYSHAEIAEMLSINIGTSKSNLFRAKMILKEKIEHYKNEEHERFPSAK, encoded by the coding sequence TTGGATTTAAATCAACTCATTAATGATTGCAAAAATAAGGATAGAAAAGCACAAGAACAGTTATACCGATTATACTCGCCAAAACTGTTTGCCGTATGCTTAAAATATTCACGCAATTATACTGAGGCTCAAGACAATTTACAAGATGGTTTTATTTTGATTTTTAATAAAATTGAACAATACTCTTTTAAAGGTTCTTTCGACGGCTGGTTAAAACGCGTGATGATTAATAATGTTTTACAACACTATAGAAATCAATCCTTTTTAAGCTTGGTTAATGAAGACGTAACAGAAGAGTTTGAAATAGAAATTGACAACGACGAAATATCGCTTGATTATTTGTTAAAAATTATTCAGGAATTACCCGATCGTTACCGGTTGGTTTTTAACCTTTATGTTATCGATGATTATTCGCATGCTGAAATTGCTGAAATGCTATCCATCAATATTGGCACCTCAAAATCAAATTTGTTTCGAGCTAAAATGATTTTAAAAGAAAAAATAGAACACTATAAAAACGAAGAACACGAAAGATTTCCTTCTGCAAAATGA
- a CDS encoding SPOR domain-containing protein — translation MKIEHYISQLLYRYQCVTVPGFGAFLTEFQSAQLNESSNSFYPPKKLISFNPFIKNNDGLLANHLAEAEKIPYEIAVNAIQNEVSHWKTKIQELGNYSIKNIGDFSLNSEMNIVFVPTDQINYHTASFGLSSFVSPSVKREVYKEEIEQLEEKAPILFTPEKRSNYTGLKYAAVFLVAAGIAGTFGYKFYENKIAEETLLVQTNVQKKVNQKIQEATFYISNPLPSVTLTVPSPSEKMPYCVVAGAFRIESNAEEQYQRLIKLGFTNAKRLAPNKHGLFPVLYGSYTSYSEAHQVMKDIQKLDNKEAWLLIQE, via the coding sequence ATGAAGATTGAACATTACATTTCCCAATTATTATATCGTTATCAATGTGTTACCGTTCCTGGATTTGGTGCTTTTTTAACCGAATTCCAATCGGCGCAGTTGAACGAAAGTTCAAATTCATTTTATCCCCCAAAAAAGTTAATTTCTTTTAATCCTTTCATAAAAAATAATGACGGATTATTAGCAAACCATTTGGCAGAAGCTGAAAAAATACCTTATGAAATTGCTGTAAATGCTATTCAAAATGAGGTGTCGCATTGGAAAACAAAAATTCAAGAATTGGGTAATTACTCCATCAAAAACATTGGAGATTTTTCATTGAATTCAGAAATGAATATCGTTTTTGTTCCGACAGATCAAATCAATTATCATACAGCTTCTTTTGGATTAAGTTCTTTTGTTTCTCCTTCTGTAAAACGAGAAGTTTATAAAGAAGAAATTGAACAACTAGAAGAAAAAGCACCTATTCTTTTCACGCCAGAAAAAAGAAGTAATTATACTGGGCTGAAATATGCTGCTGTTTTCTTAGTAGCAGCTGGAATTGCAGGAACCTTTGGGTACAAATTTTACGAAAATAAAATTGCCGAAGAGACACTTTTAGTTCAAACTAATGTTCAGAAAAAAGTAAATCAAAAAATACAAGAAGCTACTTTCTATATTTCAAATCCATTGCCTTCAGTAACACTGACAGTTCCATCACCATCAGAAAAAATGCCTTATTGCGTTGTTGCTGGTGCCTTTAGAATCGAAAGTAATGCAGAAGAACAATACCAAAGACTTATCAAATTAGGATTTACAAACGCCAAACGATTAGCGCCAAACAAACATGGATTATTCCCAGTACTCTACGGAAGTTATACTAGTTATTCTGAAGCTCATCAAGTGATGAAAGACATTCAAAAATTAGACAATAAAGAGGCTTGGCTTTTGATTCAAGAATAA
- a CDS encoding murein hydrolase activator EnvC family protein, with translation MPKSFLTFLFLCFAIQMWSQPPTQEQLEERKAKIQMEIREKEELLNSMKSKEKTVVNQLMIQKEKIGLKEKLIKTTEKQTKLLNNDIYINQVKINQLNRDLEQLRKDYAAMILKSYKSRSEQSRAMFLLSSENFLQAYKRAQYMKQYASYRKMQGQEIEAKTKELVGYTSKIVVQKTAKEKLIVENENEKKELVKEKEEQEKIAIQIQKDKGKITAEIKKKQQETRKIDAQIQKLLREAIAAANKKTAAARAKANPKTTTAESTKAVESSAKIVLTPEGQLVANNFRANKGKLPWPVEKGVVTSTYGEHPHPVIKTLIVQNSGVEITTESGASARAVFGGEVTKVIKLSPLNIAVFIQHGDYFTVYQNLSSVNVSAGDKVSTKQILGKIRTNGDTGKTVLKFLILQNITPNNPASWLFNM, from the coding sequence ATGCCAAAATCTTTTTTAACTTTTTTGTTTCTATGCTTCGCAATTCAAATGTGGAGTCAACCGCCAACTCAAGAGCAATTGGAAGAGCGTAAAGCCAAAATCCAGATGGAAATACGCGAAAAAGAAGAGCTGTTGAATTCTATGAAGAGCAAAGAAAAAACAGTGGTCAATCAATTGATGATTCAAAAAGAAAAAATTGGATTAAAAGAAAAATTGATAAAAACAACGGAAAAACAAACCAAGTTGTTGAACAATGACATCTATATCAATCAAGTAAAAATAAATCAATTAAATCGTGATTTAGAGCAATTGAGAAAAGACTATGCTGCAATGATACTAAAGTCTTATAAAAGCCGTTCAGAGCAAAGTAGAGCTATGTTTTTATTGTCGTCGGAAAACTTTTTGCAAGCCTATAAAAGAGCTCAGTATATGAAGCAATATGCGAGTTATAGAAAAATGCAAGGACAGGAAATTGAAGCAAAGACAAAAGAATTAGTTGGGTATACTAGTAAAATTGTTGTCCAAAAAACAGCTAAAGAAAAGCTTATTGTTGAAAATGAAAACGAAAAGAAAGAACTAGTCAAAGAAAAAGAAGAGCAAGAAAAAATAGCGATTCAAATTCAAAAAGACAAAGGGAAAATTACAGCAGAGATTAAAAAGAAACAACAAGAAACTAGAAAAATTGATGCTCAGATTCAAAAATTACTTCGTGAAGCCATTGCAGCAGCTAACAAAAAAACTGCAGCGGCAAGAGCAAAAGCGAACCCAAAAACAACTACTGCTGAATCGACAAAAGCGGTTGAATCCTCTGCTAAAATTGTATTGACCCCAGAAGGACAGTTAGTAGCTAATAATTTCAGAGCCAACAAAGGGAAACTACCCTGGCCTGTTGAAAAAGGTGTTGTTACTTCAACTTATGGTGAGCATCCACATCCCGTAATTAAAACATTAATAGTTCAGAACAGCGGTGTTGAGATTACTACAGAAAGTGGAGCTTCAGCGAGAGCCGTCTTTGGCGGAGAAGTGACTAAGGTAATTAAACTATCACCTTTAAATATTGCTGTTTTTATTCAGCACGGAGATTATTTTACGGTCTATCAAAACTTAAGTAGTGTTAACGTTAGTGCTGGCGACAAAGTTTCTACTAAACAAATTTTAGGCAAAATCAGAACTAATGGAGATACAGGAAAAACAGTATTGAAGTTTTTAATTCTTCAAAACATAACTCCTAACAATCCAGCGAGTTGGCTGTTTAACATGTAA
- the dprA gene encoding DNA-processing protein DprA: MNSEELFHLLALLQVDGVGDIVAKKLINHCGSAENIFKAKGNHLKSIDGIGAILIQKLKDKTVFEKAEQELHFIEKEKIKVLYFQNENYPERLKQCIDAPVLLFSTGNINLENRKVISIVGTRQITSYGTEFCKKLIEDLALFNPIIVSGFAYGVDIVAHQAAIDYQLQTIGVLAHGLNQIYPKTHKKYISKMESNGGFLTEFWSNSNPEKENFVRRNRIVAGMCEATIVIESAEKGGSLITATMANDYNRDVFAVPGRTTDKYSQGCNNLIKTQRANVLTSAADLVYMLNWEMQSEAKKDNKVIQKQLFITLDENEKIIYDYLQKNGKQLLDIIALECQFPIFRISSLLLNMELKGVVRPLPGKLFEAV; this comes from the coding sequence ATGAATTCGGAAGAACTTTTTCACCTTTTAGCATTATTACAGGTTGATGGCGTTGGCGATATTGTGGCCAAAAAACTTATAAATCATTGTGGTTCAGCAGAAAATATTTTCAAAGCTAAAGGGAATCATTTAAAATCTATTGATGGAATAGGAGCTATTTTGATTCAAAAACTAAAAGATAAAACTGTTTTCGAAAAAGCAGAACAAGAATTACATTTCATAGAAAAAGAAAAAATAAAGGTTTTGTATTTTCAAAATGAGAATTATCCAGAACGATTAAAACAGTGTATAGATGCGCCTGTTTTGCTTTTTTCAACGGGAAATATAAATCTTGAAAATAGAAAAGTAATTAGCATTGTTGGGACAAGGCAAATTACATCATACGGAACTGAATTTTGTAAAAAACTGATTGAAGATTTAGCTCTTTTCAACCCGATAATCGTTAGCGGTTTTGCTTATGGTGTAGATATTGTTGCGCATCAAGCGGCTATAGATTATCAATTACAAACTATCGGAGTTTTAGCGCATGGTTTAAACCAAATTTATCCCAAAACACACAAGAAATACATTTCAAAAATGGAATCAAATGGCGGATTTCTAACCGAGTTTTGGAGCAATTCTAATCCAGAAAAAGAAAATTTTGTCAGACGGAATAGGATTGTTGCCGGAATGTGTGAAGCTACAATAGTTATTGAAAGTGCTGAAAAAGGAGGCTCATTAATTACAGCTACTATGGCGAATGATTATAACAGAGATGTCTTTGCTGTACCAGGAAGAACTACGGATAAATATAGTCAAGGCTGTAATAATTTAATCAAAACGCAACGTGCTAATGTGTTAACTTCTGCAGCAGATTTAGTTTATATGTTGAATTGGGAGATGCAGTCAGAAGCTAAGAAAGACAACAAGGTTATTCAAAAACAATTATTCATTACCCTTGATGAAAATGAAAAAATAATCTATGATTATCTTCAAAAGAACGGAAAACAATTATTGGATATTATTGCTCTTGAATGCCAATTCCCTATTTTCAGAATTTCATCACTTTTATTAAACATGGAATTAAAGGGCGTGGTTAGACCTTTGCCAGGTAAATTATTTGAGGCTGTTTAA
- a CDS encoding acyl-CoA thioesterase, producing the protein MNPKHPSESLTVLTDLVLPSETNPLNNLFGGELLARMDRAASIAARRHSRRITVTASVNHVAFNRAIPLGSVVTVEAKVSRAFNSSMEIYIDVWLEDRESGIRTKANEAIYTFVAVDETGNPVSVPPIEPETELEKLRFDAALRRKQLSLVLAGKMNPHDATELKALFI; encoded by the coding sequence ATGAATCCGAAACACCCGTCAGAATCATTGACCGTATTAACCGATTTGGTTTTACCAAGCGAAACGAATCCTTTAAATAATCTTTTTGGTGGCGAATTACTAGCCCGAATGGACAGAGCAGCAAGCATTGCGGCTCGTAGACATTCTCGTAGAATTACGGTTACCGCATCGGTAAATCATGTGGCTTTTAACCGAGCTATACCATTAGGCAGTGTTGTAACCGTTGAAGCCAAAGTTTCAAGAGCTTTTAATTCTTCTATGGAAATTTACATTGATGTTTGGTTAGAAGATAGAGAATCTGGTATCAGAACTAAAGCTAATGAAGCTATTTACACTTTTGTAGCCGTTGATGAAACAGGAAATCCAGTATCTGTTCCTCCTATAGAACCTGAAACAGAATTAGAAAAACTAAGATTTGACGCTGCCTTACGCCGAAAACAACTTAGTTTAGTTCTGGCAGGAAAAATGAACCCACACGATGCAACCGAATTAAAAGCTTTGTTCATATAA
- a CDS encoding lysophospholipid acyltransferase family protein has protein sequence MRVLKIVFWTLYRIWFYVLMAIPILIMFPFLVISILKETWYPYFFAMARIWAKVILFGMGFYPKVETEEEIKEGESYMFVSNHTSMTDIMLMLSVVKNPFVFVGKKELAKIPLFGFFYKRTCILVDRSSSKSRMEVFERAQKRLNQGFSICIFPEGGVPDDESIVLSEFKDGAFRLALDHQIPIVPITFADNKKRFSYTFFSGSPGQMRVKIHHFFDTKNQNPDYKKTLKENVRQVILKQLQKFNP, from the coding sequence ATGAGAGTATTAAAAATTGTTTTTTGGACATTGTATCGTATTTGGTTTTACGTTTTGATGGCGATTCCAATACTTATTATGTTTCCTTTTTTAGTTATTTCCATACTCAAAGAAACATGGTATCCTTACTTTTTTGCGATGGCTAGAATTTGGGCTAAAGTCATATTGTTTGGCATGGGGTTTTACCCCAAAGTGGAAACAGAAGAAGAAATTAAAGAAGGCGAAAGTTATATGTTTGTCTCCAATCATACTTCTATGACAGATATTATGTTGATGCTTTCGGTGGTTAAAAATCCATTTGTTTTTGTGGGTAAAAAAGAGTTGGCCAAAATTCCTCTTTTTGGATTTTTTTATAAAAGAACTTGCATCTTGGTCGACAGAAGCAGTTCAAAAAGCCGTATGGAGGTTTTTGAAAGGGCTCAAAAAAGATTAAATCAAGGATTCAGTATTTGTATTTTTCCAGAAGGAGGAGTTCCTGATGATGAATCAATTGTGTTGAGTGAATTTAAAGATGGTGCTTTCCGATTAGCTCTTGATCATCAAATACCAATTGTTCCAATAACTTTCGCGGATAATAAAAAACGGTTTTCTTATACTTTTTTTAGCGGAAGTCCTGGACAAATGAGAGTAAAAATCCATCATTTTTTTGACACCAAGAATCAAAATCCTGATTATAAAAAAACACTCAAAGAGAACGTAAGGCAGGTTATTTTGAAACAACTTCAAAAGTTCAACCCATAA
- a CDS encoding acyl-ACP desaturase has translation MSIKNIRLEVMQFLENKVEGFIDEFLIPVDKIWQPSDLIPDAQSETFFEEVKELQEIAKDIPYDFWVAMVGDTITEEALPTYESWLMEVEGVDNDGRNAWSKWVRHWTGEENRHGDLLNKYLYLSGRINMREVEITTQHLINDGFDIGTGKDPYKNFVYTSFQELATYVSHNRVSQLAKEYGDKKLAKACKLIAGDEMRHHTAYSEFVNEIFKVDPSEMMLAFQYMMKQKITMPAHFLRESGEKIGKAFEEFSNSAQKLGVYTANDYVDILQKLIDKWEIDKIGGLTDEAEKARDYLMKLPARMAKVSERLVLPDETYVFKWVQPALIK, from the coding sequence ATGTCAATAAAAAATATACGTCTAGAAGTGATGCAGTTTCTAGAAAATAAAGTAGAAGGCTTCATTGACGAGTTTTTGATTCCTGTTGATAAAATTTGGCAACCATCAGACCTAATTCCAGATGCTCAAAGTGAAACTTTTTTTGAAGAGGTTAAGGAACTACAAGAAATTGCCAAAGATATACCCTATGATTTTTGGGTGGCTATGGTTGGTGATACGATAACAGAAGAAGCTCTTCCTACCTATGAATCATGGCTTATGGAAGTTGAAGGTGTTGATAACGATGGTAGAAACGCTTGGTCTAAATGGGTTCGCCATTGGACTGGTGAAGAAAATCGCCATGGAGATTTATTAAACAAATATCTTTACCTATCAGGAAGAATTAACATGCGTGAAGTTGAAATTACAACACAACATTTAATCAATGATGGTTTTGATATCGGCACCGGTAAAGATCCCTACAAGAATTTTGTGTATACTAGCTTTCAAGAACTAGCAACTTACGTTTCACACAATAGAGTGTCGCAATTAGCCAAAGAGTATGGCGATAAAAAATTAGCCAAAGCTTGTAAATTAATTGCAGGAGATGAAATGCGTCATCACACAGCTTACAGCGAATTTGTAAATGAAATTTTTAAGGTTGATCCTTCAGAAATGATGTTGGCGTTTCAATATATGATGAAGCAAAAAATAACTATGCCAGCTCATTTCTTGAGAGAATCTGGGGAAAAAATCGGCAAAGCATTTGAAGAATTTTCCAATTCAGCTCAAAAACTTGGGGTTTATACTGCCAATGATTATGTGGATATTCTTCAAAAATTGATTGACAAATGGGAAATAGACAAAATAGGCGGACTTACAGACGAAGCTGAAAAAGCTAGAGATTATTTGATGAAATTACCAGCTCGAATGGCAAAAGTTTCTGAGCGATTGGTATTGCCAGATGAGACTTATGTTTTTAAATGGGTACAACCTGCTTTGATAAAATAA